Genomic segment of Nilaparvata lugens isolate BPH chromosome 6, ASM1435652v1, whole genome shotgun sequence:
TCTGTTGTAGTGCACTTGTTGTAAACCGTACCTGATTTGACCATATTtaaatgtcttgaccgagcttggtgaaaccgggcatcATCAGCCTGTTAAACACATTAATTCTGAACATAGATTTGTGGTTCATTGTTCAATTCATGTTCATTGAAATATCCTTCACAGATAGCCTAATTATGatatttatcttattttcaatcaattttgaacGTGTAACTTGTTTGCAGTGAACACTACATAATTCACGTGCCATACCACGTGCATACCGTCCACCACCACCACAAGAGCTACGTTCCAGTCTACAAGCACATCTACCACCACGACTACCATCACGATTACCACCACAACGACTGGTCCTGGTGAACTCAGCTCACCACACTCAAATTCAGGGTCCATGACAGGTAAATAAAGACAGAGCATAGACCAGCTTTAATAGTTATCCTAGTagtatttctcaatgattattCATTCGTGTATATAGCCTATTATGATCGttgaaaatttcactgttaaggAAATGAATGGAAAACATTACAAAACGTGTCTCTTCATcccaataattatgaataatccATATC
This window contains:
- the LOC111054307 gene encoding histidine-rich glycoprotein, coding for MASLRVSIVLCIVLGSILVSAIPVPEPQPGGFGHKHEHYIIHVPYHVHTVHHHHKSYVPVYKHIYHHDYHHDYHHNDWSW